From Echinicola jeungdonensis, the proteins below share one genomic window:
- a CDS encoding phytoene desaturase family protein: MINAVGQGKKVIVIGSGFAGLSAATKLAQQGFEVKLVEQLDQPGGRARKFSEEGFVFDMGPSWYWMPDVFESYFAQFGKNVSDYYKLIRLDPSYQVIYGENDFMEVPASMGQLENLFESLEKGSAVNLRKFLDQAAHKYRVGIQDWVYKPGNSIWEFAKPGILTEMIKLDLFHSMSHHVRKYFQHEKIIRMMEFPVLFLGQTAERIPALYSLMNYADLALGTWYPMGGMHRIIEGMVQLAKEKGVKLICNAKVSHIDIDNGQAKGVQLKDGRYFPADVIIAGADYHHVDASLLPKAYRNYPESYWEKKTLAPSSLIFYLGVNKKLKNLHHHNLFFDKPLEPHAHAIYSQAKWPKDPLFYVCCPSKTDPTVAPEGMENLFVLIPLAPGLEDKEEQREKYYQKVMARLEKLTGQSIQDHVIYKKSYAHRDFITDYNAYKGNAYGLANTLGQTALLKPKLKNKKLSNFYYTGQLTVPGPGVPPSLISGQVAANEVIKNHSPIVKDKNYGRHKIIQ, encoded by the coding sequence ATGATTAACGCTGTGGGCCAAGGTAAAAAAGTCATAGTGATTGGTTCTGGATTTGCAGGTTTGTCTGCTGCCACAAAATTGGCACAACAAGGCTTTGAGGTCAAGTTGGTGGAACAATTAGACCAACCTGGGGGTAGGGCAAGGAAATTTAGCGAAGAGGGATTCGTTTTTGACATGGGACCCAGTTGGTATTGGATGCCTGATGTTTTCGAGTCTTATTTTGCCCAGTTTGGCAAGAATGTATCGGATTATTACAAACTAATTCGACTGGATCCCTCCTATCAGGTTATCTATGGGGAAAATGATTTTATGGAGGTGCCGGCAAGTATGGGTCAACTGGAAAACCTGTTTGAATCCCTGGAAAAGGGAAGTGCCGTAAATCTTCGGAAATTTTTAGACCAGGCTGCTCACAAATACCGAGTAGGCATTCAAGACTGGGTTTACAAGCCCGGCAATTCCATTTGGGAATTTGCAAAACCTGGCATCCTGACTGAAATGATCAAACTGGATCTATTCCATTCCATGAGCCACCATGTCCGGAAATATTTCCAACATGAAAAAATAATCCGCATGATGGAATTTCCTGTACTTTTCCTGGGGCAAACTGCCGAAAGAATTCCAGCACTTTATAGTTTGATGAACTATGCGGACCTGGCTCTCGGAACTTGGTATCCCATGGGCGGAATGCACCGCATCATAGAAGGAATGGTTCAGCTGGCCAAAGAAAAGGGTGTAAAGCTGATTTGCAATGCCAAAGTTTCCCACATTGACATAGATAACGGTCAAGCAAAAGGTGTTCAGCTGAAGGATGGACGTTATTTCCCAGCTGATGTAATCATTGCTGGTGCAGATTATCATCATGTGGATGCATCTTTGCTCCCTAAAGCTTACAGAAATTATCCTGAAAGTTACTGGGAAAAAAAGACCCTTGCTCCTTCATCTTTGATCTTTTACTTGGGGGTAAACAAGAAATTGAAAAATTTGCATCATCATAATTTATTTTTTGATAAACCACTTGAACCCCATGCCCATGCTATTTATTCCCAGGCCAAATGGCCCAAAGACCCCTTGTTTTATGTTTGCTGTCCCAGTAAGACCGACCCTACTGTTGCTCCAGAAGGAATGGAAAATTTATTTGTTCTAATTCCATTGGCACCTGGGCTTGAGGATAAGGAAGAGCAAAGGGAAAAATATTATCAAAAAGTAATGGCCCGGTTGGAGAAATTAACAGGCCAGAGCATTCAGGACCATGTGATTTATAAAAAGAGTTATGCCCACCGGGATTTTATTACTGATTATAATGCTTACAAAGGCAATGCATATGGCCTGGCCAATACCTTGGGCCAAACCGCATTACTCAAACCCAAGCTTAAAAACAAAAAGCTTAGCAATTTCTATTATACCGGACAACTTACCGTTCCCGGCCCTGGAGTACCCCCCTCTCTGATTTCCGGTCAGGTGGCAGCAAATGAAGTTATCAAAAATCATTCTCCCATCGTAAAAGACAAAAACTATGGACGCCATAAAATTATTCAATGA
- a CDS encoding RNA polymerase sigma factor: MTTLEFSYSLDRLTRSLKPFALRLTKDRDDANDLIQDTVLKAFTNRDKFSDGTNLKAWLFTIMKNTFITNYQKMLRRATFVDTTDNQHYLNSGKTKVENQAYGDFALEDIQHSIGHLDPSFRTPFMMHFKGYKYEEIAQHLDIPIGTVKNRIHVARKKLKENLSIYKYD, translated from the coding sequence ATGACAACTTTAGAGTTTAGTTATTCATTAGATAGACTTACAAGATCTTTGAAGCCCTTTGCTTTAAGATTGACTAAGGACAGGGACGATGCCAATGACCTTATTCAGGACACCGTATTGAAAGCATTTACGAACCGGGATAAGTTTTCGGATGGGACTAATCTGAAAGCCTGGTTATTTACCATTATGAAAAACACTTTTATTACCAATTATCAAAAAATGCTTCGAAGGGCAACTTTTGTAGACACGACTGACAACCAACATTATTTGAATTCTGGAAAAACGAAGGTAGAAAATCAAGCATATGGTGATTTTGCTCTTGAAGACATCCAACATTCCATTGGACATTTGGACCCCTCTTTTAGGACTCCATTTATGATGCATTTTAAAGGGTACAAATACGAGGAGATTGCCCAGCACCTGGATATTCCAATTGGGACGGTAAAAAACCGCATCCACGTGGCAAGGAAAAAGCTAAAAGAAAATTTGAGCATTTACAAATATGATTAA
- a CDS encoding MerR family transcriptional regulator, which yields MSTYSIKDLEHLSGIKAHTLRIWEQRYDLMHPKRTNTNIRYYDDEDLKLILNVALLNHHGVKISKIAQMSPEERKNQVVEITSNVLAHEDQIYALTVSMIEIDEEGFDRVLTANIDKLGFEDTMTKVVYPFMVKIGILWQIGAINPAQEHFMSNLIRQKLIVAIDEFVYHGGGRKFMLFLPEGELHEISLLYAAYLIKKRGHKVIYLGQSTPSKDLEAVYQYHHPDFLITVITSSIEPKALKEYIFDLGNKFKKSEIILSGFQVLRQKIKLPPNVQLMKEMNEIYAFLESSNHIVGEK from the coding sequence ATGAGTACTTATTCGATAAAAGATTTGGAGCATTTGTCAGGTATCAAAGCCCATACCCTAAGGATTTGGGAGCAACGCTATGATTTGATGCATCCCAAACGAACCAATACCAACATCAGGTATTATGATGATGAGGATTTAAAGTTGATCCTAAATGTCGCCCTTTTAAACCATCATGGGGTAAAGATTTCCAAAATCGCCCAAATGAGTCCAGAGGAACGAAAAAATCAAGTAGTTGAAATCACCTCCAACGTTCTAGCCCATGAGGATCAAATTTATGCCTTGACGGTTAGTATGATAGAAATTGATGAAGAGGGATTTGACAGGGTTTTAACGGCTAATATTGACAAGCTTGGGTTTGAGGATACCATGACCAAAGTGGTATATCCTTTTATGGTGAAAATTGGGATCTTATGGCAAATTGGAGCCATCAACCCTGCCCAAGAGCACTTCATGAGTAATCTGATCCGGCAAAAACTCATCGTCGCAATTGACGAGTTTGTTTACCATGGGGGTGGGAGAAAATTTATGCTGTTTTTGCCAGAGGGTGAATTACATGAAATATCCCTATTATATGCTGCTTATCTGATCAAAAAAAGAGGGCATAAGGTGATTTATCTTGGCCAAAGTACGCCAAGTAAAGACTTGGAAGCTGTCTATCAATATCACCATCCAGATTTCTTGATCACCGTAATTACTTCTTCAATAGAACCAAAAGCATTAAAGGAATACATTTTTGACCTGGGAAATAAATTTAAAAAAAGTGAAATCATCCTTTCCGGATTCCAAGTGCTCCGGCAAAAAATCAAATTACCTCCAAATGTCCAGTTGATGAAGGAAATGAATGAGATCTATGCCTTTCTGGAATCGTCAAATCATATTGTCGGGGAAAAGTAA
- a CDS encoding sterol desaturase family protein: protein MVINIIFTLLGFLLMELAGWAIHKYLMHGILWKIHKTHHKPSRSFLESNDVFSLVFGGVSILLMWLGHGNFDFRFWIGIGISIYGFSYFVLHDLLIHKRVKGMKMPKNSILRGIYKAHQAHHSHNKKNGAVAFGLFLVPFKYFKTDKS, encoded by the coding sequence ATGGTCATCAATATAATATTTACGCTTTTGGGTTTTTTATTGATGGAATTGGCCGGCTGGGCTATTCATAAATACCTGATGCATGGGATACTTTGGAAAATCCATAAGACTCATCACAAGCCCTCCCGTTCATTTCTAGAGTCAAATGACGTATTTTCTCTGGTGTTTGGGGGAGTTTCCATTTTATTGATGTGGTTGGGCCATGGCAATTTTGACTTCCGCTTTTGGATAGGAATTGGGATTTCTATTTATGGGTTCAGCTATTTTGTTTTACATGATCTGTTGATCCATAAGAGAGTAAAAGGGATGAAAATGCCAAAAAATTCCATTCTTCGTGGAATCTACAAAGCTCATCAAGCACATCATTCCCATAATAAGAAAAATGGTGCGGTGGCTTTTGGATTATTTTTGGTTCCTTTCAAATATTTTAAAACTGACAAATCATGA
- a CDS encoding DUF4286 family protein, which produces MILYNVTVNIDQEIEKEWIEWMKEVHIPEVMATGMFHENKFFRLLHEAEGGGVNYSVQYFTDSIEKIQEYQENYAKVIQEKFKNKYKDRYVIFRSLLETV; this is translated from the coding sequence ATGATCCTTTACAACGTAACTGTCAATATAGATCAGGAAATAGAAAAAGAATGGATCGAATGGATGAAGGAAGTCCATATTCCAGAAGTGATGGCTACTGGAATGTTCCATGAAAACAAATTTTTCCGTTTGTTACATGAAGCGGAAGGAGGTGGAGTCAATTATTCTGTCCAGTATTTTACCGACAGCATTGAAAAGATTCAGGAGTATCAGGAAAATTATGCCAAGGTCATTCAGGAAAAATTTAAAAATAAGTACAAGGACCGCTACGTCATTTTCCGTTCTTTGTTGGAAACGGTATAA
- a CDS encoding GNAT family N-acetyltransferase encodes MYIVREGIKEDLPQVFDLIKELALYEKSPEEVTNSIEMMEKDGFGPNPVFGFFVLVKKETKSIVGTAIYYYRYSTWKGKRLWLEDYIVTENERGKGGGKLLFQRVMKKALEDDCTGMMWQVLNWNQPAIDFYRKYQTSMEEGWYNCHLDAEVIKNLLK; translated from the coding sequence ATGTATATCGTAAGAGAAGGAATAAAGGAAGACCTGCCTCAGGTTTTTGATCTGATCAAAGAATTGGCCTTATATGAAAAATCTCCTGAAGAGGTCACCAACTCAATTGAGATGATGGAAAAGGATGGGTTTGGGCCTAATCCAGTTTTTGGTTTTTTTGTTTTGGTAAAAAAAGAAACCAAAAGCATTGTTGGTACTGCTATATATTATTACCGCTATAGTACCTGGAAGGGGAAAAGACTTTGGCTTGAAGACTATATAGTAACCGAAAATGAAAGAGGAAAAGGAGGAGGAAAATTGCTTTTTCAAAGGGTGATGAAAAAAGCATTGGAGGATGATTGTACCGGTATGATGTGGCAAGTGCTAAACTGGAACCAACCTGCTATTGATTTTTACCGTAAGTATCAAACTTCCATGGAGGAGGGCTGGTATAATTGCCATCTGGATGCAGAAGTGATCAAAAACCTGTTAAAATAG
- a CDS encoding type III pantothenate kinase has translation MFLSIDVGNSNMVFGFYDPEQDRWTHQLRLPTRGDMVLTWLEKNIRLYMLENDLKASQVKAVGISCVVPVITKPLIKFVEAFFDKPVHLVHVKSQSQIRVNTKNPTEIGTDLLANAEAAFQIYQGPCIIVDFGTALTFSVINKKGELLGVNIVPGLETAIKSLFMHTAKLPEVKLELPSSAIGKDTVHAIQAGILYGFAGLVRGMLSSIRAEIPLEFKVIATGGLSAILTQLKEEFDVIDKELTLNGIKLIAEKNFKNNKA, from the coding sequence ATGTTTTTATCTATCGATGTCGGTAATTCCAATATGGTTTTCGGATTTTATGACCCTGAGCAGGATCGATGGACGCATCAATTAAGGCTTCCTACAAGAGGGGATATGGTATTGACCTGGTTGGAAAAGAATATCAGACTTTATATGCTGGAAAATGACTTGAAAGCTTCCCAGGTAAAAGCTGTGGGTATCAGTTGTGTGGTTCCGGTAATTACAAAACCATTGATAAAATTTGTTGAAGCATTCTTTGATAAACCGGTTCATTTAGTCCATGTAAAGAGCCAGAGCCAAATAAGGGTCAATACTAAAAATCCGACCGAAATCGGAACAGATTTATTGGCCAATGCCGAAGCTGCATTTCAAATATATCAAGGACCTTGTATAATAGTGGATTTTGGAACAGCATTAACATTTTCGGTGATCAATAAAAAAGGAGAGTTGTTGGGAGTTAATATTGTTCCCGGGCTTGAAACGGCAATCAAATCTCTCTTTATGCATACGGCAAAACTACCGGAAGTGAAACTTGAATTGCCCTCCTCTGCTATTGGGAAGGATACTGTCCATGCGATTCAGGCGGGAATTCTGTATGGCTTTGCGGGATTGGTCAGGGGAATGCTTTCCAGTATCCGGGCAGAAATTCCATTGGAATTTAAAGTGATTGCCACAGGAGGCCTGTCAGCCATTTTGACTCAGTTGAAAGAGGAATTTGATGTTATTGACAAGGAATTAACGCTGAATGGGATTAAGTTGATAGCAGAAAAAAATTTTAAAAACAACAAAGCATAA
- a CDS encoding Rne/Rng family ribonuclease → MSTELVIDSAQNGSRIALLKNKGLVELHSDEEGNQFKVGDMYLGTVRKIVNGLNAAFIDVGYEKDAFLHYQDLGPKVKSLIKHTKQIRNNHSANVTLKGFELEPEIEKLGKISQVLSRNNQILVQVVKEPISTKGPRLSCELSLAGRYLVLVPFSNNVNVSKKIRSAEERRRLARLITSIKPANFGVIIRTVAESQSVTELDKDLRNLLNSWEDGMKKLMKAKSKDKVIGEMSMASSIVRDLLNESFDAITVEDEVIFDQIRSYIRSIAPEKEKIVKLYNGKAKLFESFGIEKQIKSLFGQSVSLPHGGYLIIEHTEALHVIDVNSGNKSNQESDQETTALKTNLVAVKEIARQLRLRDMGGIIVIDFIDMKKAENKKAVYEAMKSEMKEDRSKNTVLPLTKFGLMQITRQRVRPEVNIITKETCPACNGTGKIQASILVADKLEKDLDYMAVHQNVSHIKIGLHPYLHAYFTNGIISKRVKWFFKYFKWVKLIKDSSLPVTEYKFLDETGEDIELNIKSEAS, encoded by the coding sequence TTGAGTACGGAATTAGTAATTGATTCTGCTCAAAACGGAAGTCGAATAGCCCTTTTAAAAAACAAAGGCCTGGTTGAACTTCACTCTGACGAGGAAGGCAATCAGTTTAAAGTGGGGGACATGTATCTGGGAACGGTCCGTAAAATCGTCAATGGGCTGAATGCAGCTTTTATTGATGTGGGATACGAAAAAGATGCATTCCTTCATTATCAGGATTTGGGTCCAAAGGTGAAAAGTTTAATAAAACACACCAAACAGATCCGAAACAATCATTCGGCCAATGTTACTTTAAAGGGTTTTGAACTGGAACCTGAAATAGAAAAGCTGGGGAAGATTTCTCAAGTCCTTTCTAGAAACAATCAAATTTTAGTTCAGGTTGTAAAGGAGCCGATCTCAACGAAAGGCCCACGACTATCCTGTGAGCTCTCCCTTGCCGGTCGCTATTTGGTGCTGGTGCCCTTTTCCAATAATGTCAACGTCTCCAAAAAAATCAGGAGCGCTGAAGAAAGAAGGAGATTGGCACGACTCATCACTTCGATCAAACCCGCCAATTTTGGCGTGATCATTCGAACCGTCGCCGAAAGTCAGTCCGTCACTGAGTTGGACAAAGACTTGAGGAACCTGCTTAACAGCTGGGAAGATGGAATGAAAAAACTGATGAAGGCCAAAAGCAAAGACAAAGTCATTGGAGAAATGAGTATGGCCAGCTCTATCGTCAGAGACCTGCTCAACGAATCATTCGATGCAATCACGGTAGAGGATGAAGTAATTTTCGATCAGATAAGGTCTTATATAAGATCCATTGCCCCTGAAAAGGAAAAAATTGTTAAGCTTTACAACGGAAAAGCTAAGCTCTTTGAAAGTTTTGGAATTGAAAAGCAAATCAAGAGTCTATTTGGACAATCGGTAAGCCTGCCGCATGGTGGGTACCTGATAATAGAACATACCGAAGCCCTTCACGTCATTGACGTCAACAGTGGCAACAAGTCCAATCAGGAAAGTGACCAGGAAACCACCGCCTTGAAAACTAACCTGGTGGCTGTCAAAGAAATTGCAAGACAGCTTCGCCTACGGGATATGGGAGGTATTATCGTAATAGATTTCATTGATATGAAAAAAGCCGAAAATAAAAAGGCTGTTTACGAAGCGATGAAATCAGAAATGAAAGAAGACCGGTCCAAAAACACGGTGCTTCCCCTGACGAAATTCGGTTTGATGCAAATCACCAGACAACGGGTAAGACCTGAGGTCAATATTATTACCAAGGAAACTTGCCCCGCTTGTAACGGAACCGGAAAAATCCAAGCCTCCATATTGGTAGCGGATAAGCTGGAAAAAGACCTTGATTATATGGCTGTTCACCAAAACGTATCCCATATAAAAATTGGTTTACACCCTTACCTTCATGCCTACTTTACAAATGGCATTATTTCAAAAAGGGTGAAATGGTTTTTTAAATATTTCAAATGGGTAAAACTGATCAAAGATTCTTCACTACCGGTGACGGAGTATAAATTCCTGGACGAAACAGGAGAAGATATAGAACTTAACATAAAAAGCGAGGCTTCCTAA
- a CDS encoding tetratricopeptide repeat protein: MKKSQVILLIVVIIAVGILYSLPRVVVDNTEENENFEQVDTAASASAEEIHSAELSLSDREKLAQLSAKLEKVENKEKFAIFADSIASFYVSSGMYDSAAYVLAQRAEKFPEIKSWEKAGNAYYEAFGFAMEDEKATYLANQTRKYLNKVLENDPSRLDLKTKVAMTYVSSSNPMQGIMMIREILEKDPQNREALFNMGILSMQSGQYKKAVGRFEDLVKYHPDHIQGQFYLGVSYFESKQKNKAKEQFQKVKSITDDPMIISSVDNYLGQL, encoded by the coding sequence ATGAAAAAGTCGCAAGTCATCCTGCTTATAGTGGTCATTATTGCAGTGGGTATCCTCTACTCCTTGCCAAGGGTAGTAGTGGACAACACGGAAGAGAATGAAAACTTTGAGCAGGTCGATACTGCGGCTTCTGCTTCAGCAGAGGAAATTCATAGTGCAGAATTGTCCCTTTCTGACAGGGAAAAGTTGGCCCAATTAAGTGCAAAACTTGAGAAAGTAGAAAATAAAGAAAAATTTGCTATCTTTGCAGATTCAATTGCTTCTTTCTATGTGAGTTCCGGCATGTATGACAGTGCTGCTTACGTTTTAGCACAGAGGGCTGAGAAATTTCCGGAAATCAAGTCATGGGAAAAAGCCGGGAATGCCTATTATGAGGCTTTTGGCTTTGCCATGGAGGATGAGAAAGCAACTTACCTTGCTAATCAGACCCGAAAATACCTGAATAAGGTATTGGAAAATGATCCCTCCCGCTTGGATCTCAAAACGAAGGTGGCCATGACCTATGTGTCATCATCCAATCCTATGCAGGGGATCATGATGATCAGGGAGATATTGGAAAAAGATCCTCAAAATAGAGAGGCCTTATTCAACATGGGAATTTTATCCATGCAATCAGGCCAGTACAAAAAGGCGGTAGGCCGATTTGAGGACTTGGTGAAATATCATCCTGACCATATTCAGGGTCAGTTCTATTTGGGAGTAAGTTATTTTGAATCCAAACAAAAAAACAAAGCAAAAGAACAGTTTCAGAAGGTGAAAAGCATTACCGATGATCCCATGATCATTTCAAGTGTGGACAACTACCTGGGACAATTATAA
- a CDS encoding HU family DNA-binding protein codes for MTKAEVITKISDKTGIQKDDVTQTIEAFFKVVKDSMSEGENIYVRGFGSFINKKRAKKIARNISKNTAIVIDEHYVPAFKPSKVFIDKIKNSQRVKEVALQD; via the coding sequence GTGACAAAAGCAGAGGTAATTACTAAGATTTCGGACAAGACAGGAATTCAGAAGGATGATGTAACTCAGACTATTGAGGCATTCTTCAAAGTGGTAAAAGATTCTATGTCAGAGGGAGAGAATATTTATGTCAGAGGATTTGGCAGTTTCATCAACAAGAAACGTGCAAAGAAAATCGCCAGAAATATCTCTAAGAACACTGCCATTGTGATTGATGAGCATTATGTTCCCGCTTTCAAGCCATCCAAAGTGTTCATCGACAAAATCAAAAACAGTCAAAGAGTTAAAGAAGTAGCGCTTCAGGATTAA
- the mutY gene encoding A/G-specific adenine glycosylase: MNFSYFANKLLQWYPQNKRNLPWRDTQNPYIIWLSEIILQQTRVAQGLPYFEKFLKEYPSVQDLAQAPMDEVMRLWQGLGYYSRARNLHQCAKEVTENFEGYFPDNYKDLLQLKGVGSYTAAAIASFAFKERVAVLDGNVFRVLSRYFGLGTDISSTQGKKEFEKLANQIIPENEPDQYNQAIMEFGALQCSPKNPDCSICPLQKGCFAHKHHLIDQLPYKAKKIKVTTRAFLYHHITCGEHVIARKRGPKDIWQGLFDFPLTEFSNPGEINPEASQLGHELQSFNPTIRFDSEKTYKHILTHQKIFSNFASFQIPEEHFNALEQWARKNGYFPCTRKQLEDLGKPKLIVRYLNDKK; this comes from the coding sequence TTGAATTTCAGCTATTTTGCAAATAAGCTTCTCCAATGGTACCCCCAAAACAAAAGAAATCTACCCTGGAGGGATACCCAAAATCCATATATCATTTGGTTGTCAGAAATTATTCTTCAACAGACCCGCGTGGCTCAGGGCTTGCCTTATTTTGAGAAATTTCTCAAGGAATACCCTTCGGTACAGGACCTGGCCCAGGCGCCCATGGATGAGGTAATGAGATTATGGCAAGGCTTGGGATATTATAGCCGAGCTCGTAATTTACACCAGTGTGCAAAAGAGGTAACGGAAAATTTTGAAGGCTATTTTCCGGACAATTACAAAGATCTTCTTCAGCTAAAAGGGGTTGGCAGTTATACCGCTGCAGCTATTGCTTCCTTTGCCTTTAAAGAACGTGTAGCCGTTTTAGACGGCAACGTTTTCCGGGTTTTGAGCCGGTATTTTGGGTTAGGGACAGACATCAGCAGCACCCAAGGCAAAAAAGAGTTTGAAAAACTAGCCAACCAAATTATCCCAGAGAATGAGCCAGACCAATATAACCAGGCAATAATGGAATTTGGGGCATTGCAGTGCAGTCCAAAGAATCCTGATTGTAGCATATGTCCTCTCCAAAAAGGTTGTTTTGCTCATAAACATCATCTAATTGACCAACTTCCCTATAAGGCCAAAAAAATTAAAGTCACTACCCGGGCTTTTCTATATCATCATATCACTTGCGGAGAACATGTTATTGCCCGCAAAAGAGGGCCAAAAGATATTTGGCAAGGTTTATTTGATTTCCCGTTGACAGAATTTTCTAACCCGGGGGAAATTAATCCGGAGGCATCTCAGCTGGGCCATGAACTTCAGTCCTTTAATCCGACAATTCGATTTGATAGTGAAAAGACTTACAAACATATACTGACCCATCAAAAAATTTTTTCAAACTTTGCATCCTTTCAAATTCCTGAAGAGCATTTTAATGCCCTGGAACAATGGGCTAGAAAAAATGGTTATTTCCCTTGCACCAGGAAACAATTGGAGGATTTGGGTAAACCAAAACTGATTGTGCGTTATTTGAACGATAAAAAATAA
- a CDS encoding single-stranded DNA-binding protein yields MAGVNKVILVGNLGKDPEVRHLESGSVVANLTLATTEAYKDRNGNRVENTEWHDLELWDGQAKVAEQYLRKGSQIFVEGKIKTDTWQDEQGNNRKRTKIRVLSFTMLGSKGGAENNSNSSGSNTMSQPNTGQQQPASMPSGSNMEEEDDLPF; encoded by the coding sequence ATGGCCGGTGTAAACAAGGTGATTTTAGTGGGCAATCTGGGCAAGGACCCGGAAGTAAGGCATTTGGAGAGCGGCAGTGTTGTAGCCAATCTTACCCTTGCCACTACCGAAGCATATAAAGACAGAAATGGCAACCGAGTAGAAAATACAGAGTGGCATGACCTGGAGCTTTGGGACGGGCAAGCCAAAGTTGCCGAGCAATATCTAAGGAAAGGAAGCCAAATATTTGTGGAAGGTAAAATCAAAACAGATACTTGGCAGGATGAACAGGGCAATAACAGAAAGAGAACCAAGATCCGGGTGTTGAGTTTCACCATGTTAGGATCCAAGGGAGGCGCCGAAAATAATTCGAATTCAAGTGGCTCCAATACCATGAGCCAGCCCAATACAGGTCAACAACAACCTGCTTCCATGCCATCCGGAAGTAATATGGAAGAGGAAGATGATCTGCCATTCTAA
- the gldE gene encoding gliding motility-associated protein GldE, with product MDDPYPSIMILAEINQVSASYIIVNSLIFLALLCSSALVSGSEVAFFSLSHEDLNTLNSESDEKSELVIKLIEAPQRLLSTILILNNLINIGIVTLTTFVTWSLFGLTTTGIVVILVQTIGVTFAIVFFGEIVPKVYANNARVTFSKLMAKTLNLFSILLSPLSAFLMAISNIIERRIERKGYTLSVNELHQALEITADNTTEGEKDIFKGIVNFGTLSVKQVMRSRMDITAVDEEMDFHELMDKINKSGYSRIPVYTETIDNIKGILYIKDLLYHIEKEEDFQWQNLTRKGFFVPENKKVDSLLKDFQNKRVHMAIVVDEYGGTSGLVTLEDLIEEIIGEINDEFDEGDDQYFQQIDESTFIFEGKVSLNDFCKKLDLDPQCFDEVKGDSESLGGLLLEINAKLPKSGSKIQFERFHFTILAVDARKIKKVKVHIQSPETDDIVANED from the coding sequence ATGGACGATCCATACCCGAGTATCATGATTCTGGCTGAAATCAACCAGGTTTCAGCCAGTTATATCATTGTTAACAGTCTTATTTTCTTAGCACTTCTTTGTTCCTCAGCTTTGGTTTCAGGTTCTGAGGTTGCATTTTTTTCTTTGTCCCATGAAGACCTGAATACCCTAAACTCCGAATCAGACGAAAAGTCAGAATTGGTCATCAAGTTGATTGAGGCTCCTCAAAGATTGCTCAGCACCATATTGATCCTAAATAACCTGATCAATATTGGGATTGTCACATTGACGACTTTTGTGACCTGGAGTTTGTTTGGGCTCACCACCACCGGTATTGTGGTAATATTGGTCCAAACCATTGGGGTGACATTTGCCATCGTATTTTTTGGGGAAATCGTCCCAAAAGTATATGCCAATAATGCAAGGGTGACCTTTTCCAAGTTAATGGCTAAAACCCTAAACCTTTTTTCCATACTTCTTAGCCCGCTTTCTGCATTTCTTATGGCCATCAGTAATATCATTGAAAGGAGAATTGAACGTAAAGGTTATACACTATCTGTCAACGAACTCCATCAAGCTTTGGAGATAACTGCTGACAATACCACAGAAGGGGAAAAAGACATTTTTAAGGGTATTGTAAATTTTGGCACCCTATCTGTAAAACAGGTTATGAGGTCCAGGATGGATATTACCGCGGTAGATGAAGAGATGGATTTCCACGAGTTGATGGACAAAATTAATAAGAGCGGCTATTCCAGAATCCCCGTTTATACTGAGACTATCGATAATATTAAAGGCATTCTTTATATCAAGGATTTGCTATACCACATTGAAAAAGAAGAGGATTTCCAATGGCAGAACCTTACCAGGAAAGGTTTTTTTGTGCCAGAAAACAAAAAAGTGGATTCCCTGTTGAAAGATTTTCAAAACAAACGTGTCCATATGGCCATAGTGGTGGATGAATATGGAGGAACTTCAGGCCTGGTCACTTTGGAGGATCTCATTGAGGAAATTATTGGGGAAATCAACGATGAATTTGATGAGGGTGATGATCAATATTTCCAGCAAATAGATGAAAGCACATTTATTTTTGAAGGAAAAGTGTCCCTAAATGATTTCTGCAAAAAGCTTGATTTGGATCCTCAATGTTTTGATGAGGTAAAAGGAGATAGTGAATCCCTTGGAGGATTATTATTGGAAATAAATGCTAAACTTCCCAAGAGCGGATCCAAAATCCAGTTTGAAAGGTTCCATTTTACCATCCTTGCGGTGGATGCAAGAAAGATAAAGAAAGTCAAAGTGCATATCCAGTCTCCGGAAACGGATGATATTGTAGCCAATGAAGATTGA